A genome region from Schistocerca americana isolate TAMUIC-IGC-003095 chromosome 1, iqSchAmer2.1, whole genome shotgun sequence includes the following:
- the LOC124554384 gene encoding trichohyalin-like, translated as MPGALDIQRISSEAKTSMQACGSAVFKSPGKQPNLKREVGELYDFANNLFGAYVFSMYAEDCLYKQRKHRKQRRQRRRRRQRRRRRQRRHRKQRRQRKQRRQRKQRRQRKQRRQRKQRKQRKQRKQRKQRKQRKQRKQRKQRKQRKQRKQRKQRKQRKQRKQRKQRKQRKQRKQRKQRKQRKQRKQRKQRKQRKQRKQRKQRKQRKQRKQRKQRKQRKQRKQRKQRKQRKQRKQRKQRKQRKQRKQRKQRKQRKQRKQRKQRKQRKQRKQRKQRKQRKQRKQRKQRKQRKQRKQRKQRKQRKQRKQRKQRKQRKQRKQRKHRKQRKHRKQRKHRKQRKHRKQRKHRKQRKHRKQRKHRKQRKHRKQRKHRKQRKHRKQRKHRKQRKHRKQRKHRKQRKHRKQRKHRKQRKHRKQRKHRKQRKHRKQRKHRKQRKHRKQRKHRKQRKHRKQRKHRKQRKHRKQRKHRKQRKHRKQRKHRKQRKHRKQRKHRKQRKHRKQRKHRKQRKHRKQRKHRKQRKHRKQRKHRKQRKHRKQRKHRKQRKHRKQRKHRKQRKHRKQRKHRKQRKHRKQRKHRKQRKHRKQRKHRKQRKHRKQRKHRKQRKHRKQRKHRKQRKHRKQRKHRKQRKHRKQRKHRKQRKHRKQRKTPRKQRKQRKHRKQRKHRKQRKQRKHRKQRKHRKQRKHRKQRKQRKQRKQRKQRKQRKHRKHRKQRKQRKQRKQRKQRKQRKQRKQRKQRKQRKQRKQRKQRKQRKQRKQRKQRKQRKQRKQRKQRKQRKQRKQRKQRKQRKQRKQRKQRKQRKQRKQRKQRKQRKQRKQRKQRKQRKQRKQRKQRKQRKQRKQRKQRKQRKQRKQRKQRKQRKQRKQRKQRKQRKQRKQRKQRKQRKQRKQRKQRKQRKQPQTPKTAQTPKTAQTPKTAQTPKTATPKTAQTPKTAQTPKTAVSFSHFEERKQQAIRLSSEAVVQSLFHHESRQSP; from the exons ATTGCCTTTATAAgcagcgcaaacaccgcaaacagcgcagACAGCGCAGACGCCGCAGACAGCGCAGACGCCGCAGACAGCGCAGACACCGCAAACAGCGCAGACAGCGCAAACAGCGCAGACAGCGCAAACAGCGCAGACAGCGCAAACAGCGCagacagcgcaaacagcgcaaacagcgcaaacagcgcaaacagcgcaaacagcgcaaacagcgcaaacagcgcaaacagcgcaaacagcgcaaacagcgcaaacagcgcaaacagcgcaaacagcgcaaacagcgcaaacagcgcaaacagcgcaaacagcgcaaacagcgcaaacagcgcaaacagcgcaaacagcgcaaacagcgcaaacagcgcaaacagcgcaaacagcgcaaacagcgcaaacagcgcaaacagcgcaaacagcgcaaacagcgcaaacagcgcaaacagcgcaaacagcgcaaacagcgcaaacagcgcaaacagcgcaaacagcgcaaacagcgcaaacagcgcaaacagcgcaaacagcgcaaacagcgcaaacagcgcaaacagcgcaaacagcgcaaacagcgcaaacagcgcaaacagcgcaaacagcgcaaacagcgcaaacagcgcaaacagcgcaaacagcgcaaacagcgcaaacagcgcaaacagcgcaaacagcgcaaacagcgcaaacagcgcaaacagcgcaaacagcgcaaacagcgcaaacagcgcaaacagcgcaaacagcgcaaacagcgcaaacagcgcaaacagcgcaaacaccgcaaacagcgcaaacaccgcaaacagcgcaaacaccgcaaacagcgcaaacaccgcaaacagcgcaaacaccgcaaacagcgcaaacaccgcaaacagcgcaaacaccgcaaacagcgcaaacaccgcaaacagcgcaaacaccgcaaacagcgcaaacaccgcaaacagcgcaaacaccgcaaacagcgcaaacaccgcaaacagcgcaaacaccgcaaacagcgcaaacaccgcaaacagcgcaaacaccgcaaacagcgcaaacaccgcaaacagcgcaaacaccgcaaacagcgcaaacaccgcaaacagcgcaaacaccgcaaacagcgcaaacaccgcaaacagcgcaaacaccgcaaacagcgcaaacaccgcaaacagcgcaaacaccgcaaacagcgcaaacaccgcaaacagcgcaaacaccgcaaacagcgcaaacaccgcaaacagcgcaaacaccgcaaacagcgcaaacaccgcaaacagcgcaaacaccgcaaacagcgcaaacaccgcaaacagcgcaaacaccgcaaacagcgcaaacaccgcaaacagcgcaaacaccgcaaacagcgcaaacaccgcaaacagcgcaaacaccgcaaacagcgcaaacaccgcaaacagcgcaaacaccgcaaacagcgcaaacaccgcaaacagcgcaaacaccgcaaacagcgcaaacaccgcaaacagcgcaaacaccgcaaacagcgcaaacaccgcaaacagcgcaaacaccgcaaacagcgcaaacaccgcaaacagcgcaaacaccgcaaacagcgcaaacaccgcaaacagcgcaaacaccgcaaacagcgcaaacaccgcaaacagcgcaaacaccgcaaacagcgcaaacaccgcaaacagcgcaaacaccgcaaacagcgcaaacaccgcaaacagcgcaaacaccgcaaacagcgcaaacaccgcaaacagcgcaaaacacc ccgcaaacagcgcaaacagcgcaaacaccgcaaacagcgcaaacaccgcaaacagcgcaaacagcgcaaacaccgcaaacagcgcaaacaccgcaaacagcgcaaacaccgcaaacagcgcaaacagcgcaaacagcgcaaacagcgcaaacagcgcaaacagcgcaaacaccgcaaacaccgcaaacagcgcaaacagcgcaaacagcgcaaacagcgcaaacagcgcaaacagcgcaaacagcgcaaacagcgcaaacagcgcaaacagcgcaaacagcgcaaacagcgcaaacagcgcaaacagcgcaaacagcgcaaacagcgcaaacagcgcaaacagcgcaaacagcgcaaacagcgcaaacagcgcaaacagcgcaaacagcgcaaacagcgcaaacagcgcaaacagcgcaaacagcgcaaacagcgcaaacagcgcaaacagcgcaaacagcgcaaacagcgcaaacagcgcaaacagcgcaaacagcgcaaacagcgcaaacagcgcaaacagcgcaaacagcgcaaacagcgcaaacagcgcaaacagcgcaaacagcgcaaacagcgcaaacagcgcaaacagcgcaaacagcgcaaacagcgcaaacagcgcaaacagcgcaaacagcgcaaacagcgcaaacagcgcaaacagcgcaaacagcgcaaacagcgcaaacagcgcaaacagcgcaaacagcgcaaacagcgcaaacagcgcaaacagcgcaaacagc cgcaaacaccgaaaacagcgcaaacaccgaaaacagcgcaaacaccgaaaacagcgcaaacaccgaaaacagc aacaccgaaaacagcgcaaacaccgaaaacagcgcaaacaccgaaaacagc